A single genomic interval of uncultured Desulfobulbus sp. harbors:
- a CDS encoding DUF202 domain-containing protein, with translation MSVLKDPRVFFAAERTLLAWTRTSLTLMAFGFVVERFGLFLSTLFPSHGEPLQRGLSFWIGLSFIILGSLTSATAVWQYKRLLTGLNPDEIPPGYLTSLGAWANQIVAVLGIALTAYLFRGSLL, from the coding sequence ATGTCGGTTTTGAAAGATCCACGGGTTTTTTTCGCTGCGGAGCGAACCCTGCTGGCCTGGACCCGCACCTCGCTGACGTTGATGGCCTTTGGTTTTGTGGTGGAACGATTCGGCCTGTTTCTCTCCACCCTCTTTCCCAGCCATGGGGAACCGCTTCAGCGCGGACTCTCCTTCTGGATCGGTCTTTCCTTCATCATCCTCGGTTCGCTGACCTCAGCCACGGCAGTCTGGCAGTACAAGCGACTTCTCACCGGTTTAAATCCCGATGAAATCCCCCCCGGCTACCTCACCAGCCTGGGCGCCTGGGCCAACCAGATCGTAGCTGTGCTCGGGATCGCTCTGACCGCCTACCTCTTTCGCGGCTCCCTGCTCTAG
- a CDS encoding spore photoproduct lyase family protein: MKQTTSYGDPARFVTQLHVAEDCLDLPYTREIIARAQLPVTVVADRGVPAIEGDYPLNLTAGKHHLLLCRNRGTFFKPCPGTREYRCCNYQVLNIGMNCPMDCVYCILQAYLNNPWLSFFVNVEDLFAELDQGLDAEPERFFRIGTGEFTDSLALDNLTHLSPRLVEYMAGRSNAVLELKSKSVNIENLQGLDHRGRTLVAWSLNSPPIMAHEEIRTATLEERLAAAVQCAEWGYKLAFHFDPIIYHQGWQEGYRATIDRLFAVVPAEAIAWISMGALRYLPALKQIAADRFPGSRFFYQEFIDGLDGKRRYFRTQRMEMYKVIVERLRLHAHPRTCIYFCMENDTIWREVFGFAPEEQGGLPAMLDRSVGWTPPTAKE, from the coding sequence GTGAAACAGACAACCTCCTACGGTGACCCGGCTCGTTTCGTCACCCAGCTCCATGTGGCCGAGGATTGCCTCGACCTCCCCTATACCCGGGAAATCATTGCCCGGGCCCAACTGCCGGTGACGGTGGTGGCGGATCGGGGCGTTCCCGCGATCGAGGGCGACTATCCTCTCAACTTGACAGCCGGTAAGCATCACCTGCTCTTGTGCCGCAACCGGGGGACATTCTTCAAGCCCTGCCCCGGCACCCGCGAGTACCGCTGCTGCAACTACCAGGTGTTGAACATCGGCATGAACTGCCCCATGGATTGCGTCTACTGCATCCTCCAGGCCTATCTCAACAACCCCTGGCTCAGTTTTTTCGTCAACGTCGAGGACCTTTTTGCCGAACTCGATCAGGGCTTGGACGCCGAACCGGAGCGTTTTTTCCGGATCGGTACCGGCGAGTTCACCGACAGCCTGGCCCTGGACAACCTCACCCATCTCAGTCCCCGGCTGGTCGAGTACATGGCCGGTCGGAGCAACGCGGTACTCGAACTGAAGTCCAAGAGCGTCAACATCGAAAACCTTCAGGGCCTTGATCACCGCGGGCGAACCCTGGTCGCCTGGTCGCTCAACAGCCCGCCGATCATGGCCCATGAAGAGATCCGTACCGCAACACTGGAAGAGCGGCTGGCCGCTGCCGTGCAGTGCGCCGAGTGGGGCTACAAGTTGGCCTTTCACTTTGATCCGATCATTTATCATCAGGGGTGGCAAGAGGGGTACCGTGCGACCATTGACCGCCTCTTTGCGGTGGTTCCGGCCGAGGCGATTGCCTGGATCAGCATGGGGGCGCTCAGGTACCTGCCTGCACTCAAGCAGATTGCGGCCGACCGGTTCCCTGGCTCCCGCTTTTTCTACCAGGAATTCATCGACGGCCTGGACGGCAAACGCCGCTATTTCCGGACCCAGCGGATGGAGATGTACAAGGTGATTGTGGAGCGGCTGCGGCTTCATGCCCATCCGCGCACCTGCATCTACTTCTGCATGGAAAACGATACCATCTGGCGGGAGGTCTTCGGCTTTGCTCCGGAGGAGCAGGGCGGGCTGCCGGCCATGCTCGACCGGTCGGTGGGCTGGACGCCGCCCACAGCCAAGGAGTGA
- a CDS encoding glycosyltransferase family A protein, with translation MANEKRINVISVILPTYNRASFLERSLRSVFSQHLPCDEVIVVDDGSTDNSCALVEAMAGQAPCALRLLRQQNLGAAAARNAGIQAARGELLAFLDSDDWWLPRKLELQQAAMAATPDILISHTRELWFRHGQRVNQKKKHDPPGGDIFAASLRMCVVGMSTTMVRRELFARYGLFDETLPCCEDYDLWLRVGCREPFLRLPEALTAKDGGREDQLSTIHRLGMDVYRIRALCNLLDSGVLKPWQQRLAVDELARKCRIYAQGCYKHGRPDEGTRYQNLAAHYQLQPAVIS, from the coding sequence ATGGCCAACGAAAAACGAATAAACGTGATTTCCGTCATTCTTCCCACCTATAACCGGGCTTCCTTTCTCGAGCGATCCCTGCGCTCCGTGTTCAGTCAACATCTCCCCTGCGACGAGGTGATCGTGGTCGATGACGGCTCCACCGATAACAGCTGTGCACTGGTCGAGGCAATGGCTGGGCAGGCGCCTTGTGCGCTGCGTCTGCTGCGTCAGCAGAACCTGGGGGCTGCCGCGGCCCGCAATGCCGGTATCCAGGCGGCACGGGGCGAACTGCTCGCCTTCCTCGATTCCGACGACTGGTGGCTGCCGCGCAAGCTGGAACTGCAGCAGGCCGCCATGGCCGCCACCCCGGATATCCTCATCTCCCATACCCGTGAGCTCTGGTTTCGCCACGGACAGCGGGTCAATCAGAAGAAAAAGCACGACCCACCCGGAGGCGACATCTTTGCCGCCAGCCTGCGGATGTGCGTGGTGGGCATGTCCACCACCATGGTGCGGCGGGAACTCTTTGCACGATATGGGCTCTTTGACGAGACCCTGCCCTGCTGCGAGGATTATGATCTCTGGCTGCGGGTGGGATGCCGGGAACCTTTTCTGCGGCTGCCGGAGGCCCTGACCGCAAAGGACGGGGGGCGCGAGGACCAGCTGTCAACGATCCATCGCCTGGGCATGGATGTATATCGTATCCGTGCGCTATGCAACCTGCTCGATTCCGGCGTGCTCAAGCCGTGGCAACAACGGCTGGCAGTGGATGAACTGGCCCGCAAATGTCGCATCTACGCCCAGGGCTGTTACAAGCACGGCCGGCCCGATGAGGGAACCCGCTACCAGAACCTGGCGGCCCATTACCAACTTCAACCCGCAGTGATTTCGTGA
- a CDS encoding Rne/Rng family ribonuclease, whose amino-acid sequence MYTDILINATFYENRIALVENGNLREFHLERVSEKGLIGNIYLGRVVRVLPGIDAAFVDIGLERTGFLYVDEALYIFSENFQRLMPGHKLRSMPPVHLPETPAINDILREGQEILVQIAKEPIGSKGARLTCNITLPCRNLVFMPLTDHIGISRKIEDETTRQQLRDKIEVLRPPGTGFIMRTVAENIGNEALEADMEFLLLLWDEILTKAEKAHAPCLIYKDLDIILRAVRDFFTEETNELVIDNYEVYEQLLSYAQTFAPQLRDKITFYNSDLPLFERYGVESDINSALDKKVWLRSGGYIIIEPTEALTVIDVNTGRYVSASDLAETIFKTNMEAVREIARQLRLRNLGGIIIIDFIDMENEEQREELYDAFQEAMRNDKSKVNILKLSEFGLVQMTRKRLSESLMQTMCEPCLYCGGDGFIKSRRTICHEIFRKISRDARKIGGSHVTIKVHPHIADMLLNEESFTIELLEQQTGKRFSIIPVPEMHIKRYDVIWNE is encoded by the coding sequence ATGTACACAGACATCCTCATCAATGCAACCTTCTACGAAAACCGGATCGCCCTGGTTGAAAACGGCAACCTGCGCGAATTCCACCTGGAACGGGTTTCGGAAAAAGGGTTGATCGGCAACATCTACCTGGGGCGGGTGGTTCGGGTTTTGCCGGGTATTGATGCGGCCTTTGTCGATATCGGCCTGGAACGAACCGGCTTTCTCTATGTGGACGAGGCACTCTACATCTTTTCGGAAAATTTCCAGCGGCTGATGCCCGGCCACAAGCTGCGCTCCATGCCGCCGGTCCATCTCCCGGAAACTCCGGCGATCAACGACATCCTCCGCGAGGGCCAGGAAATCCTGGTGCAGATCGCCAAGGAACCCATCGGCTCCAAGGGGGCCCGCCTGACCTGCAACATCACCCTGCCCTGCCGCAACCTGGTGTTCATGCCGCTCACCGATCACATCGGTATCTCGCGCAAGATCGAGGACGAGACCACCCGCCAGCAGCTGCGCGACAAGATCGAGGTCCTGCGACCGCCGGGTACCGGCTTCATCATGCGCACCGTCGCCGAAAACATCGGCAACGAGGCCCTGGAAGCGGATATGGAATTTCTCCTCCTGCTCTGGGACGAGATCCTCACCAAGGCGGAAAAAGCGCATGCCCCCTGCCTGATCTACAAGGACCTGGACATCATCCTCCGGGCGGTGCGTGATTTCTTCACCGAAGAGACCAACGAACTGGTGATCGACAACTACGAGGTCTACGAGCAGTTGCTCTCCTACGCCCAGACCTTTGCCCCGCAGCTGCGCGACAAGATCACCTTTTACAACTCCGACCTGCCGCTTTTCGAGCGCTACGGGGTCGAGTCCGACATCAACAGCGCCCTGGACAAAAAGGTCTGGCTGCGCTCCGGCGGCTACATCATCATCGAGCCCACCGAGGCCCTGACCGTGATCGATGTCAACACCGGCCGCTATGTCAGTGCCAGTGACCTGGCGGAGACCATCTTCAAGACCAACATGGAGGCGGTGCGCGAGATCGCCCGCCAGCTCAGGCTGCGCAACCTAGGCGGCATCATCATCATCGACTTCATCGACATGGAGAACGAGGAACAGCGGGAGGAGCTGTACGACGCCTTCCAGGAGGCCATGCGCAACGACAAGAGCAAGGTCAACATCCTCAAGCTCTCCGAATTCGGTCTGGTGCAGATGACCCGCAAACGGCTCTCCGAGAGCCTGATGCAGACCATGTGCGAGCCCTGCCTCTACTGCGGCGGCGACGGCTTCATCAAGTCGCGGCGGACCATCTGCCATGAAATTTTTCGCAAGATCTCCCGTGATGCCCGCAAGATCGGCGGCTCGCACGTGACCATCAAGGTGCATCCCCATATCGCCGACATGCTGCTCAACGAGGAGTCCTTTACCATCGAACTCCTGGAACAGCAGACCGGAAAACGATTCTCCATCATTCCGGTCCCGGAGATGCACATCAAGCGCTACGATGTGATCTGGAACGAGTAA
- a CDS encoding M23 family metallopeptidase gives MSTQIRLRGSSRKKGGFFKMFFAAILTAALLAGGFAAFLLFEFEHPTLVLDKQIKYLGGTIELPLHAADKKSGISALTITLTQGETSAVLMERHFPRTSWFKPAGPQVLNEKVLIDAQKAGIKQGQAELVISVRDFSLNGFFKGNETMQRIPVIMDTVPPRVSVLHGQRTIEPGGAGIAVYTVSEQPERQGVLIGTSFFPGYPTGKKDTYVAYFALPWNAQAPSQTRAVAYDEAGNEGSAPFATVFKSVPEKHDTINLSDSFFQSKMPEFHQHYPEMKGDLLEQYLYVNNQIRTSNAQTIAKACAEPAPDQLWTDRFLRMPGAGRAGFADQRTYMYNGQAVDHQTHLGVDIASVAKAEIRAANRGKVVYAGYLGIYGNMVIIDHGQGVASLYSHLSSIETTVGAMVEKNQPIAHSGATGMAGGDHLHFSMLIHGIFVSPIQWWDQHWINVNIKSALNES, from the coding sequence ATGTCTACGCAAATTCGACTTCGTGGTTCATCCCGAAAAAAAGGCGGTTTCTTCAAGATGTTTTTTGCCGCGATCCTCACCGCTGCCCTGCTTGCCGGAGGCTTTGCCGCTTTTCTGCTCTTTGAGTTCGAACACCCCACCCTGGTTCTCGACAAACAGATCAAATACCTCGGCGGTACCATCGAGCTGCCCCTGCACGCGGCCGACAAGAAAAGCGGCATCAGCGCCCTGACCATAACCCTGACCCAGGGCGAAACCTCGGCCGTCCTCATGGAGCGCCATTTCCCGCGCACCTCCTGGTTCAAGCCGGCAGGCCCCCAGGTCCTCAATGAAAAGGTGCTGATCGACGCCCAGAAGGCGGGGATCAAACAGGGACAGGCAGAGCTGGTGATCTCGGTACGCGACTTTTCCCTCAACGGCTTTTTCAAGGGCAACGAGACCATGCAACGGATTCCGGTGATCATGGATACTGTGCCTCCCAGGGTAAGCGTACTCCACGGCCAGAGGACCATCGAACCCGGCGGCGCAGGCATTGCGGTCTATACGGTGTCCGAACAACCCGAGCGCCAGGGCGTGCTCATCGGGACCTCCTTTTTCCCGGGCTACCCCACGGGCAAGAAGGATACCTACGTGGCCTATTTCGCCCTGCCCTGGAATGCCCAGGCTCCGTCCCAAACCCGGGCCGTCGCCTATGACGAGGCGGGCAACGAGGGTTCTGCCCCCTTTGCCACGGTCTTCAAGAGTGTCCCCGAAAAGCACGATACGATCAACTTGAGCGACAGTTTCTTCCAGAGCAAGATGCCGGAATTTCATCAACATTACCCGGAGATGAAGGGCGATCTGCTTGAGCAGTACCTCTATGTCAACAACCAGATCCGCACAAGCAATGCCCAGACCATTGCCAAGGCCTGCGCCGAACCTGCACCGGACCAACTCTGGACCGACCGGTTCCTGCGCATGCCCGGTGCCGGACGCGCCGGTTTTGCCGATCAGCGCACCTATATGTACAACGGCCAGGCCGTGGACCATCAGACCCACCTCGGGGTGGACATCGCCTCGGTGGCCAAGGCGGAAATTCGTGCCGCCAACCGTGGCAAGGTGGTTTATGCCGGCTATCTGGGCATCTACGGCAACATGGTGATCATTGACCACGGACAGGGGGTGGCCAGCCTCTACTCCCACCTGAGCAGCATCGAGACCACGGTCGGGGCCATGGTGGAAAAAAATCAGCCCATCGCCCATTCCGGGGCCACCGGGATGGCCGGCGGCGACCATCTCCACTTCTCCATGCTGATCCACGGCATCTTCGTCTCCCCCATCCAATGGTGGGATCAGCACTGGATCAACGTCAACATCAAATCCGCCCTCAATGAGTCCTGA
- the lptF gene encoding LPS export ABC transporter permease LptF, producing the protein MSPEQAAANPSAPRENRRGGLFRSPPLLLYSYIANELLAPFFASFLILYGVFFLVRLIPLLEVVLSLQIGPADFIRLFAFIFPHMLLYIIPMASMAGVIVGFTRLTNDREILALKACGISLRQMLPPVILIAAAIASLTGYFSIRLIPVGELGFKQLMFQLAMEKIDKGIRAHEFTEALGDIVLYVDRIDDGNTWHGVYVSDMRGRTQPMITLAKRGRMEADMDNLRVTIVLEDGSLHNQEKQDNQVIRFGRYQLQIGLQLPSKVGRENLNHRSRGTMSQAQLLQAAAKEDPNSKISKKYLSEYHHRLVLPVGCFLLSLLGLPLGLQAAPGRRAVGIPLGLGFFILYYIIYTTTGMMAEDGTLPLVLGMWMPNIIFFLLTVGIIARADQERPLLPEWLQQRCGLCWENFLIPILRRLWLLMTRFFHR; encoded by the coding sequence ATGAGTCCTGAGCAGGCAGCGGCGAACCCGTCCGCGCCCAGAGAAAACCGGCGGGGAGGCCTGTTTCGCTCCCCGCCGCTGTTGCTCTACAGCTACATTGCCAACGAGCTGCTTGCCCCCTTTTTTGCCAGCTTTCTCATCCTCTACGGTGTTTTCTTTCTCGTTCGCCTGATCCCGCTTCTGGAGGTGGTTCTTTCCCTGCAGATCGGTCCGGCGGATTTTATCCGCCTCTTTGCCTTCATTTTTCCCCATATGCTGCTCTACATCATCCCCATGGCCTCCATGGCCGGGGTGATTGTCGGCTTTACCCGCCTGACCAACGATCGCGAGATCCTGGCGCTCAAGGCCTGCGGCATCAGCCTGCGGCAAATGCTGCCGCCGGTGATCCTCATTGCCGCGGCCATCGCCTCGCTCACCGGCTATTTTTCCATTCGCCTGATTCCGGTGGGCGAACTCGGCTTCAAGCAGCTCATGTTCCAGCTGGCCATGGAAAAGATCGACAAGGGCATTCGCGCCCATGAATTCACCGAGGCCCTGGGCGACATCGTCCTTTATGTGGACCGAATCGATGACGGCAACACCTGGCATGGCGTATACGTCTCGGATATGCGCGGACGCACCCAGCCGATGATCACCCTGGCAAAACGGGGCCGTATGGAAGCGGATATGGACAACCTCCGGGTGACCATCGTTCTCGAGGACGGCAGCCTGCACAACCAGGAAAAACAGGATAATCAGGTGATTCGCTTCGGCCGCTATCAGCTGCAGATCGGTCTGCAGCTCCCGTCCAAGGTGGGCCGGGAGAACCTGAACCACCGCAGCCGCGGCACCATGAGCCAGGCCCAGCTGCTCCAGGCTGCAGCCAAGGAGGATCCGAACTCCAAAATCTCCAAAAAGTACCTCAGCGAGTACCATCACCGGCTGGTTCTGCCGGTGGGGTGCTTTCTCCTCAGCCTCCTGGGACTGCCCCTCGGTCTGCAGGCCGCTCCCGGACGACGGGCGGTGGGTATCCCCCTGGGGCTGGGATTCTTCATCCTCTATTACATCATCTACACCACCACCGGCATGATGGCCGAAGACGGAACCCTGCCCCTGGTGCTTGGCATGTGGATGCCCAACATCATCTTTTTCCTCCTGACCGTGGGCATCATCGCTCGGGCCGATCAGGAACGCCCACTGTTGCCCGAATGGCTGCAGCAGCGGTGCGGGCTTTGTTGGGAGAACTTCCTTATACCGATCCTACGCCGCCTTTGGCTGCTGATGACCCGCTTTTTCCATCGCTGA
- a CDS encoding NAD(P)H-hydrate dehydratase — MQLALAAQMRELDRQTIEEIGIPGMVLMENAGRGTVDWMEQAIGPVRDKTVCIFAGPGNNGGDGLVIARTVHGKGAFPFVFFLLDPEQLKGDAGLNFKIFKYLRLPYQVLDYSEKMLTLIDTILTLNRMHPMHSLVDAIFGTGLQREVNGHFKDVINCINILGERHAIPVVSVDLPSGLNADTGAVLGISVQADLTVTYGLPKPGHYHHGGIGVGRLQRVDIGIPTKVLAKMKLKGELLDGSTADLLPTRKKDAHKGSNGHLLILAGSEGKTGAALLAGQGALRSGTGLVSFAVPGDLNPIFETALAEAMTVALPASRRCLSIDDFPQIEALAQGKDALVLGPGIGTDPATAELILRLYCDCPAPMVIDADALNILANHRDVLRLVAGPRIFTPHPGEMARLLDCTIGEIQADRLKAAAWLDDAINCPEMITVLKGAGTLVAANDGRWAVNTTGNPGMGTGGMGDVLAGIIGGLLAQGHSPWAAATLGVYLHGLAADSIATDQPHGYTATEVAQALPRVLGMLLNNRQKEPLC; from the coding sequence ATGCAGCTGGCCCTTGCCGCGCAGATGCGCGAACTCGATCGACAAACCATTGAAGAGATAGGCATTCCCGGAATGGTGCTGATGGAAAACGCCGGCCGGGGCACCGTGGATTGGATGGAACAGGCCATCGGCCCGGTGCGGGACAAGACGGTCTGCATCTTTGCCGGACCGGGCAACAACGGTGGCGACGGGCTGGTGATCGCACGTACGGTCCACGGCAAGGGCGCCTTTCCCTTTGTCTTCTTTCTTCTCGACCCGGAACAGCTCAAGGGCGATGCCGGACTGAACTTCAAGATCTTCAAATACCTGCGCCTTCCTTACCAGGTCCTCGACTATTCCGAGAAGATGCTCACCCTGATCGACACCATTCTCACCCTCAACCGCATGCACCCCATGCACAGCCTGGTGGATGCCATCTTCGGCACCGGGTTGCAGCGGGAGGTCAACGGCCATTTCAAGGATGTGATCAACTGCATCAACATTCTTGGCGAGCGCCACGCCATTCCGGTGGTCAGCGTTGACCTGCCCTCAGGGCTCAACGCCGACACCGGAGCGGTGCTCGGCATCTCGGTCCAGGCCGATCTCACCGTCACCTACGGCCTTCCCAAACCCGGTCACTATCACCACGGCGGCATCGGTGTCGGCCGCCTGCAACGGGTCGATATCGGCATCCCCACCAAGGTCCTGGCGAAGATGAAGCTCAAAGGCGAACTCCTTGACGGGAGCACCGCGGATCTTCTGCCCACACGAAAAAAAGATGCCCATAAGGGGTCGAACGGGCACCTGCTCATCCTTGCCGGTTCCGAGGGCAAGACCGGGGCCGCTCTGCTTGCCGGTCAGGGGGCCCTGCGCAGTGGGACCGGCCTGGTGAGCTTTGCCGTTCCCGGCGATCTCAACCCTATCTTCGAGACCGCACTTGCCGAGGCCATGACCGTGGCCCTGCCCGCCTCGCGCCGATGCCTCTCCATCGACGACTTTCCCCAGATCGAGGCGCTTGCCCAGGGCAAGGACGCGCTCGTCCTTGGCCCGGGAATCGGCACCGATCCTGCCACCGCGGAGCTGATCCTGCGGTTGTACTGCGACTGTCCCGCACCGATGGTCATCGATGCCGACGCGCTCAATATCCTCGCCAACCATCGCGATGTCCTTCGCCTGGTTGCGGGGCCGCGTATTTTCACCCCCCATCCCGGCGAGATGGCCCGCCTGCTCGACTGCACCATCGGCGAAATCCAGGCGGACCGGCTCAAGGCCGCAGCCTGGCTGGATGATGCGATCAACTGTCCGGAGATGATTACGGTACTGAAGGGCGCCGGAACACTGGTGGCCGCCAATGACGGCCGCTGGGCCGTCAACACCACCGGCAACCCCGGAATGGGCACCGGCGGCATGGGCGATGTCCTGGCCGGCATCATCGGCGGCCTGCTCGCCCAGGGACATTCCCCGTGGGCAGCGGCCACCCTTGGCGTCTATCTCCACGGACTGGCCGCCGACTCCATCGCTACCGACCAGCCCCATGGGTATACCGCCACTGAAGTCGCCCAGGCCCTGCCGCGGGTTCTGGGTATGCTGTTGAACAACCGCCAAAAGGAGCCACTATGCTGA
- a CDS encoding CBS domain-containing protein translates to MLKARDIMTTNVVTVHPQTSVRELASLLLERKISGAPVVDDAGKVLGVVTESDLIFQNKRVHLPTAVAILDAFVFLESPERTEQELKKMAGAKVGDICSEQPITVGPETELEEIATLMAEKKVHTLPVLDDEQLVGIIGKSDIIRTIAQGK, encoded by the coding sequence ATGCTGAAAGCCCGTGATATCATGACGACCAATGTAGTTACCGTACACCCGCAGACCAGTGTCCGCGAGTTGGCCTCTCTGTTGCTGGAACGAAAGATCAGCGGCGCTCCGGTGGTGGACGACGCCGGCAAGGTCCTCGGGGTGGTGACCGAGAGTGATCTCATCTTTCAGAACAAGAGGGTCCATCTGCCCACGGCAGTGGCCATTCTCGATGCCTTTGTCTTTCTCGAATCACCGGAGAGGACGGAACAGGAACTGAAAAAAATGGCCGGTGCCAAGGTGGGAGATATCTGTTCGGAGCAACCCATCACCGTTGGTCCGGAAACCGAACTCGAGGAGATTGCCACCCTCATGGCAGAGAAGAAGGTGCATACCCTGCCGGTGCTGGATGACGAACAGTTGGTGGGAATAATCGGCAAATCCGATATTATCAGGACGATTGCCCAGGGGAAGTGA
- a CDS encoding diguanylate cyclase has protein sequence MTVSLLSGATPVILIVDDDEVIRMLMRQFLEGEGYAVVEAEDGHAALDKVAERSFDLVILDIAMPGIDGPGVCEQIRTTMTDPPPVLMVTALDDEKSIERSYAAGAVDYIRKPLRWPVLKNRIRYILGSHRAKQELELLSRNYEMILDAAANGICGVDDRGLISYINPAALKMLGYSNDEVRGEHCMDVFKVSVPGSDDFSVDCCPFFTQGDATVTVCYDEARMLRKDGTSFPVDFRSTPIRQGHRLVGGVLVFQDVTERQEAAELIRYMANHDPLTNLPNRNYFRRRLPQAISLAKRYGRILCLLFIDLDRFKPINDQFGHGVGDIVLMQVAERLRGVLRSSDSVCRLGGDEFVILLESTETLDGSTLVAQKVIESLNEPIEANDHICFIGASIGISVFPKDCSDAETMLRHADIAMYEAKKKGRNCWQLYEPLVTSPGQSS, from the coding sequence ATGACAGTTTCCCTGTTGTCGGGGGCTACTCCGGTCATTCTCATAGTTGATGATGATGAGGTTATCCGCATGCTCATGCGTCAGTTCCTCGAAGGGGAGGGCTATGCCGTGGTGGAGGCGGAGGACGGTCACGCGGCCCTGGACAAGGTGGCGGAGCGCTCATTTGACCTGGTCATTCTCGATATCGCCATGCCGGGGATCGACGGGCCCGGGGTCTGCGAGCAGATCCGCACCACCATGACCGATCCGCCGCCGGTGCTCATGGTCACCGCCCTGGATGACGAAAAGAGCATCGAACGGTCCTACGCCGCCGGCGCGGTCGACTACATCCGCAAACCCCTGCGCTGGCCGGTCCTCAAAAACCGTATCCGCTACATTCTCGGCTCCCACCGTGCCAAGCAGGAATTGGAACTGCTCTCCCGCAATTACGAGATGATTCTCGATGCCGCCGCCAACGGTATCTGCGGTGTCGACGATCGCGGTCTGATCAGCTACATCAACCCCGCGGCACTGAAGATGCTCGGCTACAGCAACGACGAGGTCCGGGGCGAGCACTGCATGGATGTGTTCAAGGTGTCCGTTCCCGGGAGCGACGATTTCTCGGTCGACTGCTGCCCCTTTTTCACCCAGGGCGACGCGACGGTGACGGTCTGTTATGACGAGGCGCGCATGCTGCGCAAGGACGGGACCAGTTTCCCGGTGGATTTCCGATCCACCCCCATCCGCCAGGGACATCGCCTGGTCGGCGGGGTGCTGGTGTTCCAGGATGTGACCGAGCGCCAGGAGGCCGCCGAGCTGATCCGTTACATGGCCAATCACGATCCGCTTACCAATTTGCCCAACCGCAACTACTTCCGCCGCCGTCTCCCCCAGGCCATATCGCTGGCCAAGCGCTACGGCCGCATTCTCTGTCTGCTCTTCATTGATCTGGATCGGTTCAAGCCGATCAACGATCAGTTCGGCCACGGAGTGGGTGATATCGTGCTGATGCAGGTGGCAGAACGGCTCCGCGGTGTCCTCCGTTCTTCGGATTCGGTCTGTCGCCTCGGCGGCGACGAGTTCGTCATCCTGCTCGAGAGTACCGAAACCCTCGACGGTTCGACCCTGGTTGCACAAAAGGTGATCGAATCGCTCAACGAGCCGATCGAGGCCAACGACCATATCTGCTTCATCGGCGCCAGTATCGGTATCTCCGTCTTTCCCAAGGACTGCAGCGATGCCGAGACCATGCTCCGTCATGCCGACATCGCCATGTACGAGGCTAAGAAAAAGGGGCGCAACTGCTGGCAGCTCTACGAACCCCTGGTCACTTCCCCTGGGCAATCGTCCTGA